The Fodinicurvata sediminis DSM 21159 genome includes a region encoding these proteins:
- a CDS encoding (2Fe-2S)-binding protein, whose protein sequence is MAHLNEALDWLNQCFPQFPSSCGTLPDGALNLVELCHQVDSPLTELLSWQAERVPGMDLRTQAAFLIANLSYRLSLLVGSLVLRAGIVPCLSSNRIGLALSSTPALQDDPAGRSRLHLHLCTEEAFESPASSEEQTPELLSVQLEDSFEPLVERLAEDTRLARAAQWRLIADSLAMAFLSVGQALGDETRAKTQALAILKRQGSRLNNKQLAFATLTLPDGENGNNQVKSFVSRGGCCRYYTAPNGQICPTCVLEPLEMQRTRIRDLLLETATES, encoded by the coding sequence ATGGCGCATCTGAACGAAGCGCTTGATTGGCTAAATCAATGCTTCCCCCAGTTTCCCAGCTCCTGCGGAACTTTGCCTGACGGCGCCCTCAATCTCGTGGAGCTCTGCCATCAGGTTGATTCCCCACTGACAGAACTTCTGTCATGGCAGGCCGAACGCGTGCCCGGCATGGACCTGCGGACCCAGGCTGCTTTCTTGATCGCCAACCTCAGCTATCGCCTGTCCTTGCTCGTGGGCAGCCTTGTTTTAAGGGCGGGCATAGTGCCCTGCCTCTCTTCCAATCGGATCGGCCTGGCACTGTCGTCAACTCCAGCCCTTCAGGATGATCCTGCGGGTAGGTCCAGGCTGCATCTCCATCTCTGCACTGAAGAGGCTTTCGAGTCCCCTGCTTCATCCGAAGAACAGACACCCGAGTTGCTGTCCGTTCAACTTGAAGACAGCTTTGAACCGCTGGTCGAACGCCTGGCGGAAGACACACGCCTGGCCCGCGCGGCGCAGTGGCGCCTGATCGCAGACTCCTTGGCCATGGCTTTCCTATCTGTCGGGCAAGCCCTGGGTGACGAAACGCGCGCGAAAACGCAGGCGCTCGCCATCTTGAAGCGGCAGGGTTCCCGCCTCAACAACAAGCAGTTGGCCTTCGCCACACTGACACTGCCGGACGGCGAAAACGGCAACAACCAGGTGAAGTCTTTCGTCAGCCGTGGCGGCTGCTGTCGCTACTACACCGCTCCCAATGGCCAGATCTGTCCCACCTGCGTTCTGGAACCCTTGGAAATGCAGCGTACACGCATCCGTGACCTGCTGCTTGAGACGGCTACTGAAAGCTGA
- a CDS encoding TonB-dependent siderophore receptor, translating into MTDHKIYGRQLIFWSILPLAVMASGSALAQEQDEITLDAIEVEAESDQGLVQDGYVPVSGRLGSKSETPFVEVPQSVSVITESQLDDRNPASLEDALAYTPGVRTGAYGLDPRFDAFFVRGFSATYNGVFQDGLRRFSSPTGLFRSEPYGLEAIEILKGPSSSLYGASTAGGLVNLVTKKPTEHPFREIELQGGSYHRKQANFDLSGPVTEKGTFLYRLTGVVRDSGTEIDGFPDNRVYIAPSFSWKPDEDTTLTVLGEYMDSKVGGTAAYYNDQDGVTDIYSGDPDYNDFTQRQYRVGYELEHSFNKNFTFHSSSRYAGLDNNLEYAYVTDPNSDPVSRAAGRNAEDLSTFVTDNFVQADYETGSLFHTSVAGFNYSWVDYEQEQGFGALPGQGPPPELSFTEKQDQRQFGIYGSHRLEYENFILNLGGRYDWLSAETTTPSGSGRSTVEQEDEEFSWRAALSYRTDLGIVPYISYTTSFTPNIGTLMSGSPAKPTIADQKEVGVKYEIPGYNALITTSLFDIHQKDGVVFDASSGVNQQVQLDLRSRGFEIEGVASLDNGLNLTASYAYTDVEIEKGAQGTEGNTLNGIPKHTFSVYADYTFQEGSLAGLGAGAGLRYSGQSYGNDQNTITNDARFFADASLHYDLGNFDPKLAGARFQVNGYNLLNQEKEVCNAGYCYRDEGRKFIASLRYRF; encoded by the coding sequence ATGACAGATCATAAAATATATGGAAGACAGCTCATTTTCTGGTCCATCCTGCCATTGGCCGTGATGGCCAGCGGGTCGGCCTTGGCCCAGGAACAGGACGAAATTACGCTCGATGCCATCGAGGTCGAAGCGGAAAGTGACCAGGGACTGGTCCAGGACGGCTATGTGCCTGTATCGGGTCGGCTCGGATCCAAATCTGAAACCCCCTTCGTCGAGGTGCCCCAATCGGTCTCCGTAATCACCGAGAGCCAGCTGGATGACCGTAATCCGGCCTCCCTGGAGGACGCATTGGCCTATACGCCGGGCGTGCGCACCGGGGCCTACGGCCTGGATCCTCGCTTTGATGCCTTTTTCGTGCGTGGGTTTTCGGCGACTTACAACGGCGTGTTCCAGGACGGTTTACGGCGCTTCTCCAGCCCTACTGGGTTGTTCAGGTCGGAGCCCTATGGTCTCGAAGCAATCGAGATCCTGAAGGGCCCTTCCTCGTCGCTTTATGGGGCCTCCACCGCGGGCGGGCTGGTCAATCTCGTGACCAAGAAGCCGACAGAGCACCCATTCCGCGAGATTGAGCTCCAGGGAGGAAGTTACCACCGAAAACAGGCAAACTTTGATCTCTCAGGACCAGTAACAGAAAAAGGCACCTTTCTATACCGCCTGACAGGTGTGGTCCGGGACAGCGGAACTGAGATAGACGGCTTTCCCGACAATCGGGTTTATATTGCTCCTTCCTTTAGCTGGAAGCCGGATGAAGACACCACATTAACCGTGCTCGGTGAGTACATGGACTCGAAGGTTGGCGGCACCGCAGCCTACTACAACGACCAGGACGGGGTTACGGACATCTATTCCGGGGACCCGGATTACAACGATTTTACGCAGCGTCAGTATCGTGTGGGCTATGAGCTGGAGCATAGCTTCAACAAGAACTTCACTTTCCACTCATCTTCTCGCTATGCCGGACTCGATAACAATCTCGAATACGCCTACGTGACGGACCCAAACTCTGATCCGGTTTCCCGGGCAGCGGGCCGGAATGCGGAAGACCTCTCCACTTTCGTAACCGATAACTTCGTGCAAGCCGACTATGAGACAGGTTCGCTGTTCCATACCTCGGTTGCGGGCTTCAACTACAGCTGGGTCGACTACGAGCAGGAACAAGGTTTTGGTGCCTTGCCGGGTCAGGGGCCGCCACCTGAGCTGTCATTCACTGAAAAGCAGGACCAGCGCCAGTTCGGTATCTATGGCTCGCATCGCCTGGAGTATGAAAACTTCATCCTGAATCTCGGGGGGCGATATGACTGGCTATCCGCGGAAACGACTACGCCTTCCGGCAGTGGGCGCAGTACGGTCGAGCAGGAGGACGAAGAGTTTTCCTGGCGTGCTGCACTCTCTTACCGGACCGATCTCGGGATAGTGCCTTATATTAGCTATACGACGTCCTTCACTCCGAATATTGGCACCCTGATGAGCGGGTCGCCGGCAAAACCGACGATCGCGGATCAGAAGGAGGTCGGGGTCAAGTACGAGATTCCCGGCTACAACGCCCTGATCACCACCTCGCTCTTCGATATTCATCAGAAGGATGGCGTGGTGTTCGACGCTTCCTCGGGCGTTAACCAGCAGGTCCAGCTCGATCTGCGCTCACGCGGCTTCGAGATCGAAGGTGTGGCCAGCCTCGACAATGGTCTCAATCTTACGGCCTCTTACGCCTATACCGATGTCGAGATCGAGAAAGGAGCACAGGGGACGGAAGGAAACACTCTCAACGGTATTCCGAAGCATACCTTTTCCGTTTATGCGGACTACACGTTCCAGGAAGGCAGTCTGGCCGGACTGGGAGCCGGTGCTGGCCTGCGCTATTCCGGGCAAAGTTATGGCAACGACCAGAACACCATCACCAACGATGCGCGCTTTTTTGCCGATGCCTCACTCCACTATGATCTTGGGAATTTCGACCCGAAGCTCGCTGGCGCGCGCTTCCAGGTGAACGGTTATAACCTGCTCAATCAGGAGAAGGAGGTCTGCAACGCGGGTTACTGTTACCGCGATGAAGGCCGCAAGTTCATCGCCAGCCTGCGTTATCGTTTCTGA
- a CDS encoding ABC transporter ATP-binding protein has protein sequence MSSGQAKVTVPSAPGFSVEALGYGVDRVSILKNLTMTVKPGAVTGLIGHNGSGKSTLVKLMARQLSPTAGKVLFEGQPVGSWSERAFARQVAYLPQDMPGTLGLTVRELVGFGRYPWHGALGRFGREDAAKVEAALEQCGLEALAGRQVDSLSGGERQRAWIAMTLAQDTRCLLLDEPISALDVAHQLEVLSLVRRLAHDRGMTVVLVLHDVNLAARFCDELHALKGGELVISGPPRHVMTPACLAEIYGVEMTVMEHPVLGTPVASAG, from the coding sequence ATGAGCAGCGGGCAAGCAAAGGTCACGGTCCCGAGCGCCCCCGGTTTCAGTGTCGAGGCGTTGGGTTACGGGGTGGATCGAGTCTCCATCCTGAAGAACCTGACGATGACTGTGAAACCGGGTGCCGTGACCGGCCTGATCGGCCACAACGGCTCGGGCAAGTCGACGCTGGTGAAGCTGATGGCCCGTCAGTTGTCGCCGACGGCGGGCAAGGTCCTGTTCGAGGGCCAGCCCGTCGGGAGCTGGAGCGAGCGGGCCTTTGCACGGCAAGTGGCCTACCTGCCACAAGACATGCCGGGCACGCTTGGCCTGACGGTACGCGAGCTTGTGGGTTTCGGGCGCTATCCCTGGCATGGCGCCCTGGGGCGCTTCGGGCGGGAAGATGCCGCGAAGGTCGAGGCCGCGCTGGAGCAATGCGGGCTGGAGGCCCTGGCCGGGCGCCAGGTCGACAGCCTGTCCGGGGGCGAGCGCCAGCGCGCCTGGATCGCCATGACACTGGCCCAGGACACCCGCTGCCTGCTGCTGGACGAACCGATCTCGGCGCTCGACGTGGCGCACCAGTTGGAGGTTCTCTCGCTGGTGCGGCGGCTTGCACACGACCGCGGCATGACGGTGGTCCTGGTCCTGCATGACGTGAACCTGGCGGCCCGCTTCTGTGACGAGCTGCATGCCCTGAAGGGGGGAGAGCTGGTGATTTCCGGCCCACCTCGCCACGTGATGACGCCGGCGTGCCTCGCGGAAATCTACGGTGTGGAAATGACCGTCATGGAGCACCCCGTGCTGGGGACGCCGGTGGCCAGTGCCGGTTAG
- a CDS encoding ABC transporter substrate-binding protein, whose product MPASRRSFLTGLAAGCLLPGHCLAASGDARRVASLDYGLANTLLSLGQPPIAVAAADSWSEWVVEPPLPQGVVDLGTDREINMERLTALAPDLILTTPYVQGLRGRLEEVAPVLTYSIYDQDKQPYRKAREATRDLGRKLECREAAAQLLDSTDSFFARLATQDRNRPSGPLLLLRFMDARHVRVYGKGSLFDDIMTQIGLANAWQGSTNAWGFQTVGIEQLAEAAGPETRIFTFEPLPGEVRPTLEESPLWTRLPAVKAGRFSVLPAVLMFGMLPSALRFARILSAHLGEDGHEG is encoded by the coding sequence ATGCCCGCAAGTCGTCGAAGCTTCCTGACAGGCCTGGCTGCTGGCTGTCTGCTGCCGGGACATTGCCTTGCGGCCTCCGGCGATGCCAGGCGCGTTGCCTCGCTGGACTACGGGCTGGCCAACACCCTGCTGTCGCTGGGACAGCCGCCGATTGCCGTGGCGGCAGCGGATAGCTGGTCTGAATGGGTCGTGGAACCACCCCTGCCGCAAGGCGTCGTCGATCTGGGCACCGATCGCGAGATCAACATGGAGCGATTGACCGCGCTGGCCCCCGATCTGATCCTGACCACGCCCTATGTTCAGGGTTTGCGCGGACGTCTGGAAGAAGTGGCGCCCGTGCTGACCTACAGCATCTACGACCAGGACAAGCAGCCCTATCGCAAGGCGCGGGAAGCCACCCGGGATCTGGGGCGGAAACTGGAATGCCGGGAGGCCGCCGCACAGCTTCTCGACAGTACGGACAGCTTTTTTGCACGGCTTGCTACACAGGACCGGAATCGGCCATCGGGGCCTCTGCTGTTGCTGCGTTTCATGGATGCGCGTCACGTGCGGGTCTATGGCAAGGGCAGTCTTTTCGATGACATCATGACGCAGATCGGCCTTGCCAATGCCTGGCAGGGCTCGACCAACGCCTGGGGCTTCCAAACCGTGGGGATCGAGCAGTTGGCCGAGGCCGCGGGGCCGGAAACGCGAATCTTCACATTCGAACCGCTTCCCGGCGAGGTTCGGCCGACGCTGGAGGAAAGTCCTCTGTGGACCCGCCTGCCTGCGGTGAAGGCCGGGCGTTTCTCCGTGCTGCCGGCCGTTCTGATGTTCGGCATGCTGCCTTCGGCCTTGCGGTTCGCCCGTATCCTCTCGGCGCATCTCGGAGAGGACGGGCATGAAGGCTGA